From the Serratia nematodiphila DZ0503SBS1 genome, one window contains:
- the blaSRT gene encoding SRT/SST family class C beta-lactamase yields MTKMNRLAAALIAALILPTAQAAQQQDIDAVIQPLMKKYGVPGMAIAVSVDGKQQIYPYGVASKQTGKPITEQTLFEVGSLSKTFTATLAVYAQQQGKLSFNDPASRYLPELRGSAFDGVSLLNLATHTSGLPLFVPDDVTDNAQLMAYYRAWQPKHPAGSYRVYSNLGIGMLGMIAAKSLDQPFIQAMEQGMLPALGMSHTYVQVPAAQMANYAQGYNKDDKPVRVNPGPLDAESYGIKSNARDLIRYLDANLQQVKVAQPWRDALAGTHVGYYKAGAFTQDLMWENYPYPVKLSRLIEGNNAGMIMNGTPATAITPPQPELRAGWYNKTGSTGGFSTYAVFIPAKNIAVVMLANKWFPNDDRVEATYRIIQALEKR; encoded by the coding sequence ATGACGAAAATGAACCGCCTGGCGGCCGCGTTGATCGCCGCGCTGATCCTGCCGACCGCACAGGCCGCGCAGCAGCAGGATATCGACGCCGTTATTCAGCCGCTGATGAAAAAATATGGCGTGCCGGGCATGGCGATCGCCGTGTCGGTCGACGGCAAACAGCAGATTTACCCGTATGGCGTGGCCTCGAAGCAGACCGGCAAACCGATCACCGAGCAGACGCTGTTCGAAGTGGGCTCACTGAGCAAAACCTTCACTGCGACGCTGGCGGTCTATGCGCAGCAGCAGGGCAAGCTGTCGTTCAACGATCCGGCCAGCCGCTACCTGCCCGAGCTGCGCGGCAGCGCCTTCGACGGCGTCAGCCTGCTGAATCTGGCGACGCATACCTCCGGCCTGCCGCTGTTCGTGCCGGACGACGTCACCGACAACGCGCAATTGATGGCCTACTACCGGGCCTGGCAGCCGAAACATCCGGCGGGCAGCTACCGGGTCTATTCCAATCTCGGTATCGGCATGCTGGGCATGATCGCCGCCAAAAGCCTCGACCAGCCGTTTATCCAGGCGATGGAACAGGGGATGTTGCCGGCGCTGGGCATGAGCCACACCTACGTTCAGGTGCCGGCGGCGCAGATGGCCAACTATGCGCAGGGTTACAACAAGGACGATAAGCCGGTGCGGGTCAATCCCGGCCCGCTGGACGCCGAGTCTTACGGCATCAAGTCCAACGCTCGCGATCTGATTCGCTATCTGGACGCCAACCTGCAGCAGGTGAAGGTCGCACAGCCGTGGCGCGACGCGCTGGCCGGGACGCACGTCGGCTATTATAAGGCGGGCGCGTTCACGCAGGATCTGATGTGGGAGAACTACCCGTATCCGGTGAAACTGTCGCGTTTGATCGAGGGCAACAACGCCGGGATGATCATGAACGGCACGCCGGCTACCGCCATCACGCCGCCGCAGCCGGAATTGCGCGCCGGCTGGTATAACAAAACCGGCTCTACCGGCGGTTTCTCCACCTACGCGGTGTTCATCCCGGCGAAGAATATCGCCGTGGTGATGCTGGCCAACAAATGGTTCCCGAACGACGATCGGGTCGAGGCGACTTATCGCATCATCCAGGCGCTGGAGAAGCGCTGA